One window of Medicago truncatula cultivar Jemalong A17 chromosome 2, MtrunA17r5.0-ANR, whole genome shotgun sequence genomic DNA carries:
- the LOC11441269 gene encoding protein E6, whose translation MATFSNYIFFLLLTTLLLPLQTIARESEFFSKVTHFNKETKVPNKEESPVTNKPEEQPPFIPQTQNSYGLYGHDSDHIPSTAATTSTTNSNFEETSNYPNNNKYYNNDAYNTKYYNKDTFGNNQNELSDTKYNEEGYNSMMEKQNNNQEYYFNNNNAANERSFHSNNYNNYNAQNNRYNGEKQGMSDTRFLEGGKYFYDVNYEKYNPTMYGDSSRGVNNNNNWYNNNNNYGNNNEYQNNHGNYNGYKNQEELKNEQHEFDVEP comes from the coding sequence ATGGCCACATTCTCAAACTACATTTTTTTCCTCCTCTTAACAACTCTTTTGTTGCCTCTACAAACTATAGCTAGAGAGAGTGAATTCTTCAGCAAAGTCACTCATttcaacaaagaaacaaaagttCCCAACAAAGAAGAATCCCCAGTTACAAACAAACCTGAGGAGCAACCACCTTTCATCCCTCAGACACAAAATAGCTATGGCTTATATGGCCATGACTCTGATCACATTCCTTCCACCGCCGCCACGACATCCACCACCAATTCTAACTTTGAAGAGACAAGCAATTACCCCAACAATAACAAGTACTACAACAATGATGCATATAACACAAAGTATTACAACAAAGACACTTTTGGAAATAACCAAAATGAGTTGAGTGACACAAAATACAATGAAGAAGGTTACAACTCCATgatggaaaaacaaaacaacaaccaagagtattacttcaacaacaacaatgctGCAAATGAAAGATCATTCCACagcaataattataataattataatgctCAGAATAACAGGTACAATGGTGAGAAACAAGGGATGAGTGACACAAGATTTTTGGAAGGTGGAAAATATTTCTATGATGTTAACTATGAAAAGTACAATCCAACAATGTATGGTGATTCATCTAGAGGAGtgaacaacaataataactggtacaacaataataataactatGGTAACAACAATGAGTACCAGAATAACCATGGCAACTACAATGGTTACAAGAACCAAGAGGAGTTGAAAAATGAACAACATGAGTTTGATGTTGAACCataa
- the LOC11438840 gene encoding uncharacterized protein, whose amino-acid sequence MSMENTTWEQKLQALTHILTNPTTTPTLHSQFFIATQIPCYLEWDYPPILCSNPSLLKKWEFSFFLKRVITMGIPKTSWRSKCPFQQPPPLILAEGVEEAQWGVEQRKSYVRKRLARKPLGTNVNPLVPILLPNILLLSLMIWNPFSYLD is encoded by the coding sequence ATGAGCATGGAAAATACAACATGGGAGCAGAAACTCCAAGCCCTAACACACATCCTAACAAACCCCACAACCACACCAACCCTCCACTCTCAATTCTTCATTGCCACACAAATCCCCTGCTACCTCGAATGGGACTACCCACCAATCCTCTGCTCCAATCCATCTCTTCTCAAAAAATGGGAATTCTCATTCTTCCTCAAAAGGGTCATCACAATGGGCATTCCTAAAACTTCTTGGAGGTCCAAGTGTCCATTCCAGCAACCTCCACCATTGATTCTTGCTGAAGGAGTGGAGGAAGCACAGTGGGGAGTTGAACAAAGGAAGAGTTATGTTAGGAAAAGGCTTGCAAGGAAACCCCTTGGCACAAATGTTAACCCTCTTGTACCTATTTTATTACCtaatattttgttgttatcACTTATGATATGGAATCCATTTAGCTATCTTGATTGA
- the LOC11443307 gene encoding uncharacterized protein, with translation MVPSMTITVFSLALFLVQTSLPVSAESIDQFNSQINQINLKIAHLESVLEQTNKKLTERDLYLQEFENRINHISDKIHHLHSTLSSIKDDSLHAETRIKALDEEVQLLWDALRKNNFDLHILKSKAEDNEKSLEEVTSRVEKMSGIVTEQWIQVQHLEQALHIAKMRALKAQWQVSLRRCTFLKFINNIYHDLRAVESFVFGERPIVGSFISKALDYFKRCCSMTKKYHHQLQGSVKDLMKRNELTASLANDELVFFLVSALITFPLMSAWMLLSS, from the exons ATGGTTCCTTCCATGACCATTACCGTATTTTCATTAGCTCTCTTTCTTGTTCAAACTTCGCTTCCAGTTTCAGCTGAATCAATCGATCAATTCAACTCTCAGATCAACCAAATCAACCTCAAAATCGCTCACTTAG AATCGGTTCttgaacaaacaaataaaaagctAACAGAAAGGGATTTGTATCTTCAGGAGTTTGAAAACCGAATCAATCACATATCTGACAAAATTCATCATCTGCACTCTACTCTTTCTTCGATCAAG GATGATTCATTGCATGCCGAGACACGCATTAAAGCTCTGGATGAAGAG GTACAACTTCTTTGGGATGCCTTGAGAAAGAACAACTTTGATCTCCATATCTTAAAATCTAAAGCGGAAGATAATGAAAAGAGTCTGGAAGAGGTTACTTCAAGAGTTGAAAAG ATGAGTGGCATTGTGACTGAACAGTGGATTCAAGTTCAGCATCTTGAGCAGGCTCTTCACATTGCCAAA ATGAGGGCTCTAAAGGCTCAATGGCAAGTGAGCTTAAGAAGATGCACATTCTTGAAG TTTATCAACAACATCTATCATGATCTTCGGGCAGTGGAATCGTTTGTATTTGGTGAAAGGCCTATAGTAGGGTCATTCATCTCAAAGGCTTTGGACTACTTCAAGAGATGCTGTTCAATGACCAAAAAGTATCACCATCAG CTTCAAGGTTCGGTAAAAGATCTGATGAAGAGAAATGAATTGACTGCATCTCTTGCAAATGATGAATTAGTTTTCTTCCTG GTATCTGCTTTAATTACCTTTCCATTAATGAGTGCCTGGATGTTGCTTTCATCATAA